GTTCGACTCAGGATGACGTCGGCGGGGGGACGGAGGGAACGGAGGAGTTCTTCGTTCCCTCCGTTCCCTCCGTTCCCTCCGTGTAATTCACTTCAGTTCATCCCCCGCCGCGGCGGAGGCCGCGGCCGCCGCGCTGGCCGGTGATGCGCGCGTCGCGGATCTCGGGGACGCCGTTCACGATCACGTGCTGGATGCCGACCGAGGTCTGCACGGGGTCGACGAAGGTGGCGCGGTCGCAGACGGTGTTGGGGTCGAAGATGGTGAGGTCGGCGAACATCCCCGCCTTTACCACGCCGCGGTCGGCCAGCCCCACGCGCGCCGCCGGGAGCGCGGTGAACTTGCGGATGGCGTCCTCCAGCGTGATGACGTGCCGCTCGCGCACGTAGTGGCAGAGGATGCGCGGGAACGAGCCGTACGCGCGCGGATGCGGGTGCTCGGTGACCGTGCTGTCGGCGCGCCGCGCGCCCGCGTCGATCCCAACGCTCACCCACGGCTGGCGCATGGCGTACTCGATGTCCTGCTCCGACATGGAGAAGTAGATCGCCGAGGTGCGCGAGCGGTCGGCCAGGATCAGGTCGAACAGCGCGTCGACCACCGGCTGGTGGCGGGCGACGGCCACCTCGGAAAGGCGCATCCCCTGGTAGCGCTTCAGGCTGTCCTCGCCCACGCCCGCGATCATCACCCCGCTGGGGCCCCCGGCCGACGCGCCGATGTTCCAGTCGCCCCCGGTCGTCAGCTCGCCCGAGATGCGCCGGCGCATGACAGGGTCGCGCAGCCGCGCCAGCATGCTGTCGGTGCCGCCCGCGTGCGCCCAGTTGGGGATGATGGCGTCCAGGTCCGTTCCCGACGCGGGGTAGGGATACTGGTCGGCGGAGACGTCCACGCCGCGCGCGCGCGCCGCCTCGATGGCCGCCACCGCCTGCGGCATCTTTCCCCAGTTGGCCTTGCCGCTGGCCTTGAGGTGGTGGATCTCCACCCAGGTGTGCGCCGCCTCGCCGATGCCGATGGCCTCGTTCACC
This Longimicrobium sp. DNA region includes the following protein-coding sequences:
- a CDS encoding D-aminoacylase: MPISRRPIVLAAAAALAACTPQPQPVSAPAPAQASAAPASAASVPGRASGGVYDLLIRGGRIVDGTGSPWYRGDVAIRGDRIAAVGLLPGAQARDTIDATGLVIAPGFIDMLGHSEYPLLTNPQAASKITQGITTEITGEVTSVVPVNENTLRELGDSTRARVTWRDLNGYFAKLDSARPAINLATFVTVGSVRRYVMGDADRRATPAELQQMRGLVADAMRQGAMGLSTGMIYTPASFAPTDEITELAKVAGQYGGGYASHIRSEGDRLVEAVNEAIGIGEAAHTWVEIHHLKASGKANWGKMPQAVAAIEAARARGVDVSADQYPYPASGTDLDAIIPNWAHAGGTDSMLARLRDPVMRRRISGELTTGGDWNIGASAGGPSGVMIAGVGEDSLKRYQGMRLSEVAVARHQPVVDALFDLILADRSRTSAIYFSMSEQDIEYAMRQPWVSVGIDAGARRADSTVTEHPHPRAYGSFPRILCHYVRERHVITLEDAIRKFTALPAARVGLADRGVVKAGMFADLTIFDPNTVCDRATFVDPVQTSVGIQHVIVNGVPEIRDARITGQRGGRGLRRGGG